The window tagataaaaagataaaaaagacTAAATTAATGAATTGAATCACTCTCCAACAGCCTCTTTCCAACCCttcatcattttctctttccatttttgGCATTCTATTCTAAGGCCGAGTGAGACGATATGATTCAgcacaaagtgtgtgttcatgagcaGATCACTGATTTAACAGGGACACCATCTGTTTGTAATGAGGACACTGTCACATCTGTTACTGTGCTCACACAACTTCAGTCTTTGTATCTTGTTATAGAACAAACACTGAGGTGACAAACAATGGCTGAAAACCTCACAGGAATTCAGTTGGCATGCAAATattttctaaccctaaccctaatcaattaaaaaaaaaacacatatgaaaAACAACTGTTTGTGGCAGCGATCAGTATAGAGCTGACTGACACACTGAACTTTACTGCTGGAGACTGAAATATATGTAGAAATATGAGTTCACATTCCCCCAGAATAACAAGTGACTAGCCGACCAAAAGCCTGTTAAAGTTTCtgatttttaatatttatttaaatattttttttcactttatatTGATTAATTTTAATCATTATAATCATTTAAATGCAGTTTCAAGGCCTTCTACAGTTGATAGCATTTCTGAAAAAAGTTTCATGCTCATCCTGCTGTAACATCAGCATGATGCAATATATTTTATACTGTGCTTGTATACTGTTCATTGTCTGTTGGCATGTTGGCATTTTGCTTGATGAAGCAATACAAAATAATCCTACAGGGTGCAGGATCATTTTGTACTGCATCTCCTCAACCAAATATCTGGGTAGTAttccataaaaatacattaatatGTAGAAAACATTTGAAGATTAAAACTTCATAGCAGTATTTTCAGTATTTCCCTGTGTGCCCTGTGCTTCTGTCTGTATGTCactgctcctccatctccatccttcTCCTTTGGCCCTGCTGTGACCATCTCCCATCACCCATCTCTCCTCGGCCGCTGCCagccatcctctcctctcctctttcttagCACCTTCGTCCAGGCTGAACGAAGGTGAGTAGAGTCACTTCAGCTAGTTTCATTTGAAGACGGAATGAGACCAATCACACACTTGTTTCTTCACCACAAAACCCAGGTTTGACCAGTCCTGCTCATTTATAATAGAAATGTATTTCTCAATCCCCCGATGCTGAATACCCATTTCGGTGCTGACACAAATCCAAAAAAGTCAAAATCCAACGACTTCTACTAATATCACTGTTATTCTAAAAAATTTGACAAAATACATCATGGCGGAATTTCATGGTCCAAGAGGCTTTTTGTAGAGCAGGCTGAGCTGACTTGTGTTTGGGGGCGTGGCCTTTCCAAAATTACACCTTTGGGCCTTAATTACAGCGCCACCATCTGGCTGATAGGGCTCATATTTCTTGGAAAAGCACTTGCACATGATTTCCAGTTCTTGGGCTGAGTTTCATGTTTCTAGGTTATTCCATCTCACAGGAATTGAAGctgatgcagcagaaaaaatatgaaaataataatagtaataaactGGCACAAACACAATATTATTCTTCCCTTCATGGCTTGAATCATAATTAGTCTCCACTAAGCAACTTAATGAGCTTCAGTGTGACACACTGAAGAATCTTTTTTATGCAAGTGACATTCATAAAGGAGCTTCAGCTCTTTTAACTGAGGTCATATGTTTTTGatggttttaatgtgtttctgctAGTATAGACAATGAGTTTTGGTACCCACATGGGACTGTtaatgagaaaaacactgacattgccAGACTGTAACATCATTAGAAAGTGAGCCAAGTAGAGAAAAGTTGTTTCTCATGATCAACGTCATGATTTGAAGTACTTTCTACTGGTGCCTGCcttttgaaagcattcttacGTTTTGCCTAAAAAGTCAGTAACTACATGGAAGTTTTGAGTGGACCGGAAGGCCACAGTGATGGGTGAGTTAGGTAAACACGCAGTCAAAGTCAAACCATTTTGCATTAGTTTGAGCATGACAGCACCCACAACAACGTATCTATACATAAGACACCAGGATACATCGGTGAGACACGCACAAAGTCGGCGGCACTGATGCCAAGTGTGGATGCTGAGTCCTCACAGTGATCCAGTTCACACGTACCTCTGGAGAGATCCAGCGCGACGTTTTCCTCCCCGCTGTCATTCcgacctgcacacacaaagttaTGGATGAGATCAGCTGGTGACAACACCTCGCTGCCGGCGATCAGTCACTGTGGTTGACAGTGCGGTCAAGCCCCGTGAGCGGAAATCTGTCTCACCTCGCATCCGACTGCTCCGTGCCAGGCGGCTTCGGACACTGCTCACCGCCATCTTTCCAGCAGCCTCACTGGCTGAAAGGAGACTCCGTGGTTCGCGCGGGTGGGCGTGATTCTGCTCCGTGACGGCGTCAGCACGTGCTCTGCCTGCGCGTTGTTTTCCTATAATTTCTACATTTGGTCTCGCACACATTTACATGTCAGCTGATTGTGTGCAAAAGCAGTTATGGGACAAATTTGCCTTCAGGGCTTTCTGCCAGAAGACCTTTGGGAAGTCAGGTGACAGTGCAAAGAGGCACTCAAACAACAACCTTAACTATTAAGAACTTaatattttactttgtctgTTATTTTCAATGTTCTGTTGCAGTTTGCGTCAACCATCAGCCGCTCTACTGATGCAAGGCTGAAATCAGAGCCAGAGCCTCGTCTGGGGAGATTTTGGCTGCTCGATATGATTTAGTCCATCTAAATGTCAATATGTTTTGCCATTATATAGTCGTACATATTTTCCAGTATAATGTTCTGAAGATCACTTTGAGAATTTATCAGGTGAAGGTCATTTGAAGATCTGCAGAGAAGTCTAGTCTCTGTGTCAGCAGTGCAGGCAGGACAAGGAGCAAAAATCTAAGTGTATCTTTGTAAATCAGTGatcacaaaaataataaataaattagtaaataaataaataaatctctttGAAGTTACAATTAGATGTGATGTCTCCTGTAGGTTTAATGTCGGGACCAGAGCAAAGATTAGGCTAATAAACAACTTTTCAGGTTGAGGTCTGCTACCTTATCCAAAAAGTGAAGAGTCAACCCAATGCCAGCTGACCACAATGTTCATCAGGCATACAACACTGTATGATGCAGGATGTAAGGCGGGTGAAATACCAAGTTTGCTTTGTTTATACTGATTGATAGAAAATTAATCtacatccatccctccattatctataccgcctatccctttcgagGTTGcggagggctggagcctatcccagctacgatgggcgagaggcggggtacaccctgaaccggtcgccagccgattgcagggccacattcaaggacaaacaaacattcacactcacacctacggacaatttagagtcatcaatcaacctaatgagcatgtttttggtctgtgggaggaagccggagcacccggagagaacccacgcatgcacgggaagaacatgcaaacttcacacagaaaggccctgcctgacccggggatcgaaccggcaaccttcttgctgtgaggcactacctgctgcaccaccgtgcagcccaaaattaatctacaatgtagaaaattatatatatatataaacatagaaAAACGATTGAATGGAAAgttgtgtccaaacttttgactggtactgtgGTACACTGAGCTTGGTGTTACATTCACCTCTAATGGAAATACCCTGACCTCACTGAATACAGAGGACAAAGCAAAGGCAGATGAAAGCCAGAGAGATCATGGGACACTAGTGGCTCTTCCTGATCAACTGACCTCAAACTCAGAATCAGCTTTACCCTAACCCATACAAGGAATCCACAATACAAGGTTTTAAATTGTTATCtggaaagacagaaatggaCATATGGCGAAAAAACAAGGACAATGAAGATCAACAAAAATTAAGTGTTTCTgttgattaaaaacaatacaaactgtTCAATGAAATAAACACTGCATGGAAGTGGGTGGTTCTGTACAGTATATAAGATtagatattcctttattagtcctacagtggggaaatttccagaaTTACAGGAGCAAcaaatagagggcatcagtaaaaagacTTTACATAGCAAACggcaatataaacaaggaatatagaaaaatatgaacaatttaaacaagAGGAAATACAGAAACTAGCAGTCTAGTATggagaaatataaaatatgggAGTGGTAACAGTATATAGTGTTTTCAAATTTCCaccatggcacagaggaaatacCAATATTGCACATTGGAAATTAGAGATTCGCCgggtactgatattgcacattggatgatagtactcctgactggagtattgatattgcacatagaagtaataatacacctgattGAAAGATTGATATGTTGCTCCTTAAGTAGAAATTCACCTgagcagaatattttcacagtataagtgaacacagttgatgtgtATTACAGTGCAGTCAGTTTGAAAGTCTTGGTGAGACTTTcatatgcatgtatatgtgtgcatatacagtaaatacagcatGCAGGATAGTGATGATATCTCAGCATGTCTTATAAACTGTAAACATATCATTTATAGGTCAGTGGATGTTGCAGCATTACAGGGCTATTGCACATGATTGTGTTCTGACTCTATGACTGATTGAACTGTTCATCAGAGTTGATGGCCTGTGGAAAGAACCTGTTCCTCTGTCTGGTTGTTTTGGCATACAGAGGTCTGTAGCACCTACCACAGGGAAGGAGTTGGAAAAAGTTGTTTCCTGGATGGGATGGGTCTGCAGTGATGTTTCCTCACTCCAGAGGAAAAGACATTACAGTATGCTGCTGGAGGATTAACTAATTGTGCTAATTCATGGCTTATAACTGATGTATAACACATTAGTAAACAGATGGCATTTTAGAAAGTAGTACTGAGTCGTTTCAAGAGATCTACTCAGGAACAACAGGTAAACATActctaatgaaaacatacttatgaaaATTATATTGCCCTGCTGCTAAAATGTGCCACTAGATAaccctaaatcttacacactggtcctttaaggttttcttgttgttgttgttgttgttgttgttgttgttgttgttattctaAAGTCTTGCAAAATTCTATGTGTTgctgtctattttttttttaacctttagtttgtgctgttttaatcTTCATGCATGTTGCATGAAAGGTGCTGCATACTTCAGGTTGAGTTGAGTTCTTTTAACCTTAGCTGACCGTAGCGCAGTCTTAACACTGACACCATAAGATAACAGATAACACTATCATGTTAACCAGTTACAATACACTCATTTAAAAAACGCCCAGGTTAGCTCTTCACACACATCATACCTTCACCCTCACCGCGCACGGCTTGAATCATGTCGCGTTCGTCCCACACCGAGGAAAACACATCTGCGTATTTACTTAAAGCAGTAGTGGCCGACATTCGCAGATTTGTCCGACGTGCCTGAACGCAACACCTTTCACTTTGTGGAATGACGTGTCAATAAAGTGCCGGAAGCTTTCAGTCTGTCCAAAATGGCTTACCAGACACTACAACAGGAGTACTTACAGATTCCTGTTGTTACCAGGGCATATACAACCGCCTGTGTCCTCACAACTGCTGCAGTGGTAAGACACGTTTAGATAATCACTGTGTTGGCTTGGACATAGCTTGGCGCCTCTTTACCTAGATATCGTAACGTCGTAACTTTGCTGCTAGCTCGATGGTTCAGCTAATGAAACGTTAGCACCTTTGACAGGGATACGTGTCTCAACCTGGTTATCCAGGATGTTAACTGTCTTATTCCAGACATAAAAAAGCTGAAAGCGAAGCTACATGTGGCCGGAGGCTTGGCTTAATGTTAACCTGTAAGCGTTTCGGTGTCATAGCTGTTTACAGATGATTCATAAGCGACAGCTGCCAGGTGACAGCTAATGTTAACTGTGTGCTGTTCTTTGTAAGAGGAGTCCACGCTGAACTCCTTTCAACATCTGGCTTCACCTGACTTGTCTGTGGACTTCTGAAAATACAACCTAATACCTTTATGTGTCATGAGAAAGCCCATTTCTTTTATCcaattttcatttaattttcatgATAGTACCATTATCAatcagtctttctgtctgtcgTTTTAATACCAGAGGTGGAAGAGGCACTGGAAATGTTTCTTATGTATAGAATTTACTAAATTGTTGACAGCTAAACATACGCCAGATATTCAGTATGCAAAATCCTCTCTTTCAGCCTTgtgtgttatatatatatataattactTTGTTATTGTTATGATGATTATTGCTATTGATGTATTAATATGTAAGGTGTATGTTTCAGATGGTCATGTTGGAGCTTTTTCTAAGCATGTCATGCTGTTTGCTAGTTTAATCTACTACATTGCATCATATGTTATAATGCAGTGTAATGATGTCAGATGGTGGAGATGATGATCTGGTTTTCCAGGttcaggtcagtcagtcttgagtggaactgagtctttgcaagagttaGCATTgaacagagctgctctcagtagTAGGTCGTTGCTCTGCAGCTAAATGATGCATTTAGGTGGTGTGGAACATCAGCTGGTTAAACAGCACcgcaaatatgttcagttccttttgtttacatttcatgtcctgaaacctctcaccaaatgcctgaaggagttttcacactcagattacagatgtcatagcagcttttgttcttgcacagtaggaaaatacacagtgtttcctcattgCAGTTCACTTGCCACAGCCTAAATTTCACTTAAAgtgatttgacatttgaaagcagagagctgagaagctggctggagcttgaggttcagctctgagaggtactagttaatgtccaccatgaagaccagatcacacagacacttgctattGTATTGTTGTCCACAACAGGTTTATTGTGTCAGTGCTCGGTTCATCTTGTCATTAAGTGATGGTTCAGCTCAGTGTTCAAATATTGACAGGGCCACAAACGGTGTCAAATAAATCTGCTAAACAATCCTCAGGGTGAGTTGCAACAGAGGAATTTTGAGCGTAAGCTTTATGCAAATTAAACTCATTTTCTAAGTGCTATGCTGGCTGAAGGAATAACTGCTGAAACATCTCTCACTTGTAACAGTTGCTAGCTTAAGAGGGGCATGAGgtgtgtgattggctgaaaagtgaGAGGGCGGTGACAACACAActgtgatgaaataaaatgtctcATGACGAAATGACGTGCCATAATGATGACTGGATTACGAGCATTGGTAAATTTGTCACAAAATTCTGTGCTGATACAGCTTTGCTAGCATAGTCAGTAAAAGCTGATTTGTACTGTAACACCACCCAGAGATGAATGACCATCACATTTCACCGCAGTTTTGGTGAAGATGGCACCCAGAATTGCTGGTAATTGAATCATGCATTAAAGAGATATATAAGTTGGAGCTGTttgcatcaataataatatgTCACATGCACATGTTCATGGGGACCTCGTGTACTAGGGATGGacatttcaagcaaaaaataGTATTCAATAATCAATAGGAACTATTTGCCCATTGTTCGAAGTCTAGCAACACATTGTCAGCGACTAGTAAGTAGAATTATATATTTGAGTTCAACTTGACAAATACAACATAGGGTTTCAAAAGTGAATCAAAAGTGAATCATCAAAAAAACGATCGGATTGGTCCTAACTCCCATTCGgatctttatttcctctgcagcagagaacaCACGGCCTTCTAACTCTATTAGGCTGCAACCTGAGCTTGTCTCCACACTTTCACATTGACTATTATAACTCACAACCTGTAGCATCTATTTTACGGTGgctgtgaaaacatgcaaatgttcTTCACTGTCACATGAGAGAAATCTGCTTCCCACAGCACCTGCAGATCTACGTCACATACCACAGGTTAAGAACATTGTAGACATTgcatgttatatttttactgtaGCATCGCCTGGGGTAGAGTTGTAAGAAATATTACACGTTGGTGCAATGTGACTGTATGTACAACATTTCCAAATTTGAAAAAGAAGCCACAAATGCAGAAAGTGTGTTGGCACAAAAGGATGTGGTTGAATTTTCTTGACCAATGGACGCTCTACACAAAAATGTGTCAACGACTATAAAGGCCTCGGAGCGCCTCTGTACTGGGTATGATTACTTTAGCACATAGAGTATTTTGAGATAGCGATGAATAAATTCATAAATGATTATTCAAAAAGTattacagcaaaaaaagaaTGTCCCAATAACTCACAGATATTGAGGAGAAAAGACATGGCCACCATGGGACTCTTATGCTTTACATGTGATGGAATGACGTGTCCATCTCCAAACATTTGTGAGTAGAAGCTTTCCAAACAAtgcacaaaagaagaaaaagaactaGAAAATGCATTTCCTGGAGAAAAAAGTGCAAATGCTGACagctaaaatacattttaaagtaTGACTGAAattgagaaatgtgaaaaaaggagCTAGAATGCACTGCACTGCTGAAAAACCTGCAGTGCACCTAAAGTGTCAAACTGGAAGAACTGGAAGCTGAACTGCGTTAGCTGAAGACGCTGAGAGTTGACATACATTGCTGGTAGAGCGTCCATTGGTCAAGAAAATTCAACCACAAAAAAGCTGGAAGCTAAACTTTGATGCcatcagagctgaaaggaaTTGCTTGAAAAGgctgaaagaggaaatgagtCGTGTTGAACTGAATATTGGCAGAATCAGCTCAGAGTCACAAAGCATTGGAAGCTGCACCGTATTATCTGAGGAAGCTGTGAGCTCAGACTGATGTGTGTCAGAACAGGCAATAATGGGTTCATTCTGCCACCTTTAGATGCACGAATATGATACTGCGCTCGAGCGTGTTGAGGAATTTGAAAAACGGCTGCCGAACAACGTTCAGTATTCAGAGGCTCAAACTGTTTTTCTTGCAGGgtgttttcatgctttaatTTTGACCTCATACACCACTGAAAGTTCTGCACTGAGAGTCAGTAACTTGCGTCATGCTGACAGCTCTACAAAGGCTGATTCTGTCCCGACTGATGacaatgcaaaataaaatccaaactTTCTTTGGAAGTAGTTACTTTTTAACGATAAATAAtgactgcagcacattaaaagcCTCTGTCCTGTGTTGATGCCCTGCTGTATGCAgatatgtgcatgcatgaaaTACCCCACATCTGTTCATAGGTTTTAACGCTGGGATTTTAGTGTGCTTTAGCATTTATGCACTCACATTTAAATATTCTGTTACATGTCAGCAGACTAGAACCAGTTTATACTGACCACAATAAATCTATCtgtatatgaaaataaatattcttAATCATGCAGTGTATATAAACGCCAGGAACAGTCTGATTGAATGAAACTGAGAAAGCCGTCTGTCAGAGCTGGGTCCTGCTTCAAAACCTCCATCATATTTAACATCTCTCATATCTATAtcctctctgttttgtcttctcACAGCAACTAGAGATCATCACGCCATTTCAGCTATACTTCAATCCGGACTTGATCCTAAGGAATTACCAGGTGAGTAATCTGACCCACTGCTCATCTTCATCGTTCTTCTCTAGAGGTGGAGCCGCTCACATCACCACTGGACCGTGTTCATGTCATGTTCAGCtacatgctctctctctttttctagGTATGGCGTCTAATAAccaacttcctgttttttggTCCAGTTGGCTTCAACTTCCTGTTCAATATGATTTTTCTGTATCCTTCTCAGTTCCAAGTTTCACTTCATTCGACATTGGTTTTGCATACTTTCTGTTTCACAGGGGGGGTTGAAGGGGGTTTCACACGTGGGATGATGAAACTTTACACTAAAATGGAGTAGAAAACATACTTTAAGATGCACGATCATTTACACATTTCatataatcagaatcagaaatccttcaTCAAtcccccgaggggaaattgttttagtTGCAGTGCCCCTTACAAGaatggaattagaataaaattagaaaagaaagacaagagagagaactatatatgtgaaaagcaaatataaaaacaaaatatttatattgagaataaatatataatatacataaaacaaaatataccacaaaatatagaacagaatataaaacaatatatatatactgagaaacaataaacagtatatacaaacggatgtgcaaagtttagtcaaatatgtaacagatAAGTCCgagggccattcagagggaggagttgtacaggttgacggccacaggcaggaatgatttcctgtagcgttcagtcctgagtttagGTGgtatgagtctctcactgaacgtactctggtgcctggccagcacatcatgaagtgggtgtgagatgttgtccatgatagtctgtagttcagtcagcatcctcctctctgacaccaccgtcagagagtcacgctccatccccacaacgtcaccGGCCCTGTGGATCactttgttgagtctgttgccgtctgccatcctcagcctgctgccccagcacgcaacagcatagagaatcgcacttgccaccacagactcatagaaaatcctgagcatagtccagcagctgttgaaggacctcagtcgcctcaggaaatagagacgactctggcccttcctgcagagagtgtcagtgttctttgcccagtccagtttattgtcaatatgaacccccaggtacttataatcctccactATGTCCACACTGcccccctggatggaaacaggggtgaccggtgccttggttctcctcaggtccactaccagttccttagtctttggGTAGGACATGGCAGCTCTTGTGTttaggtgatgatgatgatgatgatgatgatgcaatgtgtaaaatgtgtagGATCTCTTAACCGTTGGCTTTCAGATACAGATACTGTCGTATGCTGGAGGAGGGCTCTTTCAGGGGGCGCACGGCTGACTTCGTCTTCATGTTCCTCTTTGGCGGGCTTCTGATGACTGTATCCTTCCCAtgaatgtgtcattttaacTCAAAGATAAGGAGGTCTTCAGTGAACAGTAACTCATTTATTACTGGTAATAACATGACATTGACAGCTCTCTGGTGCGGCCAGCGGTGCCCTTTGATGTCAAATACAATATAGCATGAAAAGGTATTTGTGAATGGGATGCCATTGTTACGGCTCTACGAATCTCACTCACTACCTGTTTTGATTCCATCTTCATGACTGGCCTCCAAAGTGTGCTAGCTTTTCCATACACTTCATTTGAACTGTGttgttcttctgtttttcctaaCCACAGGCTTGTGGGATACGTTGCACCACCATCTTTTCTGCTAAATGAATAGTGAGGGATGCTGAGATGAGGAAGTGGCTGATGATAGGCCCCTCTTGTTTTAGTAGTGTATGCCAGTTCTCACTGGTGTAgcactgctgatgatgatgtacAGCTTCTGTGTGCAACTCATCATCAGCTGATAAATGTCACTGTTCTTTTATTTGCCATGTTCTTTAACAAGTTTTCAGATATTTGGTACTTTTGTGAGTCTGGTGTTCCTGGGCCAAGCTTTCACGATCATGCTGGTTTACGTGTGGAGTCGGCGAAACCCAAACGTCCGCATGAATTTCTTTGGCCTGCTGAATTTCCAGGCACCCTTCCTGCCCTGGGTGCTGATGGGATTCTCTCTTCTGTTGGGGAACTCCATCATCGTGGATCTTCTAGGTACCCGTCACTGTCTGCTGCAATGTGCTCGGTTGTGCACAGTTTGAATAGCGCTTGTGTTCAAATGTCTTTTACCTTTCTTTAGGTATCGCTGTGGGTCATGTGTACTTCTTTCTGGAGGACGTGTTCCCCAACCAGCCAGGCGGTGGAAGGTGGCTGAAGACCCCATCTATCATGTGAGTCTTCTTTGAACTTTTTGGTGAATAGCACAG is drawn from Chaetodon trifascialis isolate fChaTrf1 chromosome 20, fChaTrf1.hap1, whole genome shotgun sequence and contains these coding sequences:
- the derl2 gene encoding derlin-2 produces the protein MAYQTLQQEYLQIPVVTRAYTTACVLTTAAVQLEIITPFQLYFNPDLILRNYQVWRLITNFLFFGPVGFNFLFNMIFLYRYCRMLEEGSFRGRTADFVFMFLFGGLLMTIFGTFVSLVFLGQAFTIMLVYVWSRRNPNVRMNFFGLLNFQAPFLPWVLMGFSLLLGNSIIVDLLGIAVGHVYFFLEDVFPNQPGGGRWLKTPSIIKMLFDTPEEDANYNPLPEERPGGFAWGEGQRLGG